TAATGATTAGTGCATTGATTAAGATTAATCATTCGACTAATTTTCTTTCATCAAAATTTtttttgatcaattttttttttatttgtgatcgaggaagatgattttgaaaaaaataattattactttttttaaaaaatttaagaCACTCGGGAGAACCTTATACTTGATTCCCAATAATAATTCAATACCgataaaaatcaaaaaagatCTGGGTTATTTTTGCAGTTACGGTTGAGAAATAATGTCGACCGCTCGGAATCGAAGATTTCCCTGCCGTAAATTATTTTCACAGCTGGGTTGACAAGAACTCCCaaccgattttttttcttctatttttagtGAGTATCAAGAACAGTTACGACTAGGTTTTCCAAGCCGAAAGTTCAAGTTACGGCTAGGGAACCTAGCCGAGAGTTCAAGTTACGGCTGGGGAACCTAGCCGAAAGTAAGCATTTTCGACCGGGAAAACCTAACCGAAATTAGACCTCTGCTTGTATTTTTTCAATGTGATTATCATAATAGCTTACGGCCATAAAAACCTAGTCGGAGATGCTcttttacggttgggagttcttacTTTCCTAACCGTACAGGTAGGTTCAGGGTTCAACGTTGGGAAACAtgtattttcccaaccgtaatatAGGATTCATGGTTGGGAAAGTGTGAACTCCCAGCCGTTACAGTTTCAGCAtctgtttagtttttttcttaaaTTAATCGAAATGAATTTTTAAGTCAaccaaaagtaaaagtaaatggtgggttttcttagttttgatttttttcatcatctctacgcgatggagaagatgaagaagaagataggaagaaaataatagattttggtttatttatgatcatcatcttcatcatgatgcaATGAAGAATCACGatgtgatggagaagaagaagaagttaaagaaagaaagttgaataataaatttaagttttttaataatttcatcgTGATGAAATTATGATTATCATTTTCattatgatgaaatcatgatgaaatgaagaagaagagaagatttttttttataataattagATTATAATATGTTTATAAGAAAGGGTATATTTGATTTTTACTATTAGTTAGCTTTCCCCAGAAAAGCCCCCAAAACCCATTGACTTTAaagcccaataataggattcttaaaGAATAttaggaaataccaattggtcctaagaataatatattagagttagtatggtccagttgacccagtcaactgtctgtttggtcctttttaaaaACATATTAAGCTCTAAAAAAACAGGTTGATACTCTTAGAGTTACTAAAACACCGTCCATATTATTTGTGCCAAATCAAAACCGTATCCaataaaaatggaacaaaaactccATTTGAATTAAAATTAGTTAAATTTAGTTTTTAACCGTATCTAATAATTCCAATCATACCCTTAACCATATATACGGTTTCTTCAAAATAGAAAATTTTGGCGGAAATACAATTTCAGCAGATCGGAGAAGAGGATTGAAAATCTTCTCTACCAGAATCTTCCTCTATTtagattttagggtttgatttcgtATATTCTCTACCAGAATCTTTATAGAGATATCTTGAAAAATCAAAACCAGATCTATATTCTTATCTCTTTCTCCGGTTCGATTCTGATGATTTAAGAAACTAATTTTCCGATCTCGGTTTTGTTTCAATTTAGTTGAATAACAGAAGAGATCGTAGATTTCAATCATTCGAATCTGAAGATTTATGTGTATTGTTGAAGAaattcaatttattttggttttcggttctcatcttcttcgaagaaaagaagagaagtaaCAATTTAATCCTTCGAATTGTCATCTTGAGTCTGTAATCATACGTTGGAGTAGTCGGATCATATTCATCAGGAATGCGATTTCGATTTCcaggtatttttatttatttgatttgttttgaattttCTAGTTGATTTCATAATAGAAGTTACAATAATGTTACAATTTTGGATCGTTGTTCGTATTGAAATAGATTTGCTTCTACTGATTATGTTTGTTTCTTGTTGTTCATGGTGAAATCTGTATGAATggaaattttttgttgttaagctGTCATATAGTTTTCAGTTTAAATTGAGTGAAACCTTTTTTGGTTCCATACTTTTGCTTGTAGATATGGACTCTGTCATTGCAGCTGTATGTTACAATGAAGCATCATTGTCGTTTCTTATTGGTTTAAAATCAACTCTTATGGATTTGAAGGATAATATTTGTttaatttgggttcaactatcttCATTCACTATTGAAATCATTCACAAATTTGGTGAGCAGCAAAAGGTACTTCAGTCTGATTATGATCTCCAATCAGCTGCTGTGTTTTCTCTGTTTAACAAGTTTCCAACACTAgacttatatgtatatcatagaGGTTAAAGTTCAAGTTCAGTATGCCATATAGGTGCTAGTTCAAGTTCATCATACCATGGGTCAGAAGTTATACCTGGTAATTAGCCACTAGTTACCACTGTCACTGATTATGATGACCCTAAAGTAGTCAAAGAACCGTTGAAATCCGCTCGTTGGCTAGGTTTTTTTCACAATGTTGAACAAGTGTTTCCAGGAGGTATGTACCAAGTGCATCATGATTTGATGAAGTACCATGCTGCAAATGGTTATGCATATAAGGTAACAAGAAACGAGAAGTTGCGGATTGCTGCTTGTTGTGCTAACAAGAAGAAGGACAAGTGTAATTGGCACATGTATGATGTTTCTTGTGACGGTGTCGAAGGAAGTCCCTTTATTATCAAGGAGATAAATAATCAGCATACTTGTGATGGTGGATTTATTAACGTTCCAAATGTATCGAAGAAGCTAATAAGTTCATTGATCAAGGATGAGATTAAACAGAACCCAAAGAAGAAGACAAAGGATATTATGGAACAAATTAGAAGAAAATATGGCTTTGACATAAGTCGTTATTATGCATACGCAGGTAAGAGACATGCACTGAATATGGCATGGGGAGAGGATGAGAAGTCATTCTCTTACTTGCATTGGTATACAAAGCAATTGTCTGAAACCAATCCTGGATCCCGTGTTGTTTTGGAAACTGACGCGAGTCAAAAGTTTGTGAGATTGTTCATTGCCTTCGGAGCATGTATCCGTGGATATAATTACTGTCGTCCCTTGCTATTCATGGATGCAGCACATTTGAAGAGTAAATATCTCGGTCACATGATGGCAGCAACAAGACTAAACTGGGATAATGGTACTGTTTCTTAAACTTTTTTTCTGTTGGtttcttttatcattttttttgatgaaaccttaTTTCTGtcttgttggtttcatcatttttttgctGTGTTGTTTAGTcatttttttctgttttgtttgattttgcagGAATTTACCCTTTAGCTTATGGTGTGGTTTCATCTGAGACTGATGCGAACTGGAAATGGTTTATGGAGCAACTCAGGGATGTCGTTTCTCCTCAAAGACAACTTACAtttgtgagtgatcgaggtaGTGGTTTATCAACCAAATCCCCGTCGTTTTTCCAGGTGCGTATCATGGGTGGTATTTCTGGCACATGTCAAACAATGTTAATGCATGCTTGCCTAAGTCATCCAAGACATCTAACAATTAtgtgttgaagttgtttgaaAAATGTGCATGTGCGAATACACATGTAGAGTTTGAGGAGAGTTGGGATGACTTGATGTTGGTTAAAAATCAGAAGCTACAAGAATATCTTAGTAGGGCTCCACTTGATAAatgggttagttttttttttccgggCTGTCGATATGGGGAGTTGTGCTCAAATGTTGCTGAACGTTTGAAAGGTTGGGTTAAGGAAGAGAGGGAGATTCCTATTGCTGTCATGGTTGATAAAATACGGCTGAATCTTATGGAAATGATGTGCATTCGTCGTAAAGAATGTGTGACATCGTTCGATTGGCGAGGAGTTTTGTGTCCAAAAATGGAAACTGAACTCTATAACAATAAGATGCATGGCCGTGATTACAGTGTTACCAAGTCTTCTGAATTTGTGTATGAAGTTCATGCCTCATTAACACAAAGGGTTGATTTGAAAGAAAAGACATGCTCTTGCAACCGTTGGAAAATCAATGGCTTCCCTTGCGCCCATGCTGTTAGGTGTATAATGGGGAATGGTGAAGATCCTTATGAGTATGTTGAAGACTACTTCACCACTAAGTTCTATCGAGAGTCGTATTCAAGACCAAACCATCCAGTTCCCACAGTTGAAAGGCCTGCAACAATTTCACCCAAGTCTGTTGTTCATGGACctaaagtttttccacaatcagGACGTCCAAGTAAGAAGAAAAggattcctaatacaggttcaattcccaagaagaagatgagaacttgCGGTGGCTATAATGAATTGACTACTCATAATCGAAGGACGTGCCCTAATAAACAGACGTGAAGTCTTTTTGAGAATGATTTACTTTTAGTTTTAGTTCAGACTTCTTCTATTCTATTAGCATTTCGCATACAGTTCGTAAACTTTGAGTATATTTTTTAGTTTAGACTACAATATGCTTTAGTCTACATTTTGAGAATTCATTTTTTTCTGTCGATTTATATTCCTGTTATTGACTGTTATTGCTCATTTATATTCTATTTGACTGTTATTGCTCATTATATTCATGTCTTCTTGTCTACGGTAAAACATGTTGATTTCCTGCTGGTATTTCACCTGCAATATGGTGGAGTCCTTTTTGGTTTTATCATTTCTACTGTTATTTTGTAACCAAAATAGATTGGATCCTTTTTTTTGGTTAGATCACTGCTTTTGTGAATGCTTTTTTAATTGTCTTGGCTTTTTCCCTTAAACTTTTGCTTTATTATGAATTATTGCCATGCCTTTGAAACATATCAATTTTGCCTGTAAACCAAGTCATGATACGACCCTTTCCCATTTGGTTTCACCTGCAATTTggtggaaccctttttggttttatcatttatattggaaccctttttggtttcatcaaactaCAGATATACATAACACTATGGGCCAATATGGTTTCGGTTAAACATAAttgaaaatattataaacattTTTTCCAGGTAGTTGACAATACTCTAATTGAAACCATTCATACACAACTTAAACCTTTTATAAACTATTACAAGCATTCAAATTTATAAATAGTTGACAGTATACATAACTTTGCTCTCATGCTTTCTACCCTTTCTGAAATATTCTCCCTATGAGACTCTTCATGCATCACGGAGGATCTTACACACCAGATTTGGTCTCATCTCATGCACCTTTAGTGAAATATCATCTCCAGTAGACGAAGCCATGTTTCCcttcaagaggctcttcatgtaatagaAAATATGAAGACCACAATCATTCCTGAAACAACCAAAAAATTGTCTCAATATTTAATATTTGAAACttccataaataaataaataattttactgaACTTCCAAACATAGGTgatgatttttctagcttacccCATTTGTTGACAACATGGTGGCGTGTGCATAGTGTATGGCGGGGGCTGAGTTGTCTGCTCGTCACGGGGGAGCTTTGCATCGTGTTGTGCAAATGCTGATATTATTCTTTGTCTCATGCTTTCAGCACTTTTCCTGCATTCTTCTTCAGtggaagccaaggagttgtagtgaGAAAATTCTGCGGTTTCAGTATCAAAAGCTAGCAGTGTCCAATGGTCTACCCATCTCCAACTGTTTTCAGCAACGGAACGAATAAAAATTGTACACTGTAGTCCATTTTATCGATGAACGTTTCAATTGCACTACCACATCTCATTCCCAGTGAGTGACATGTCTGAAAAAATACAAGAAACAGATTCCTAATGAGTGACAGACATGCAagtgttttttttcttcgtaatgagcgacatttttttttcctaaagaatgaaaccaaaattggttccatcaaaaTAAACTATATAACCAACAACATTTGAAACAACTATTTCCACTCATAGTTGGATTCTACAATCAGCTAGACCTACAATCACAAAACTGATCCCCCGCACATCATAAAGTGTTTAACTGAAGATTGAGAAACAAAAGATGCAATTGGTTTGACTCAACTTGTTTTTGCTACAAAGGTTTACATTCAAAACAATTTAATCAAATTGATACTAAGATCTTCAAATTACAATTCGTATCCACATCCTAAGTTAAACACTCTACTCAAGATGAATGCTTCAAACTAACGAATC
The nucleotide sequence above comes from Papaver somniferum cultivar HN1 chromosome 8, ASM357369v1, whole genome shotgun sequence. Encoded proteins:
- the LOC113305075 gene encoding uncharacterized protein LOC113305075, yielding MGKATERNMKSKSNENMVIEKAPSLMIPITRMYSGASTGRRKLDTIHEDIQGSFGCCSNMNLIAGDAYMDSVIAAVCYNEASLSFLIGLKSTLMDLKDNICLIWVQLSSFTIEIIHKFGEQQKPLVTTVTDYDDPKVVKEPLKSARWLGFFHNVEQVFPGGMYQVHHDLMKYHAANGYAYKVTRNEKLRIAACCANKKKDKCNWHMYDVSCDGVEGSPFIIKEINNQHTCDGGFINVPNVSKKLISSLIKDEIKQNPKKKTKDIMEQIRRKYGFDISRYYAYAGKRHALNMAWGEDEKSFSYLHWYTKQLSETNPGSRVVLETDASQKFVRLFIAFGACIRGYNYCRPLLFMDAAHLKSKYLGHMMAATRLNWDNGIYPLAYGVVSSETDANWKWFMEQLRDVVSPQRQLTFVSDRGSGLSTKSPSFFQLFEKCACANTHVEFEESWDDLMLVKNQKLQEYLSRAPLDKWVSFFFPGCRYGELCSNVAERLKGWVKEEREIPIAVMVDKIRLNLMEMMCIRRKECVTSFDWRGVLCPKMETELYNNKMHGRDYSVTKSSEFVYEVHASLTQRVDLKEKTCSCNRWKINGFPCAHAVRCIMGNGEDPYEYVEDYFTTKFYRESYSRPNHPVPTVERPATISPKSVVHGPKVFPQSGRPSKKKRIPNTGSIPKKKMRTCGGYNELTTHNRRTCPNKQT